From the genome of Ziziphus jujuba cultivar Dongzao chromosome 6, ASM3175591v1, one region includes:
- the LOC132804273 gene encoding thaumatin-like protein, translating to MPTSCLLLPFFLYLLTSLCITNGSQLILVNNCLESVWPGILGSAGKTTPKDGGFHLGSGEEVVLDVPEKWSGRIWGRQGCNFDNNGKGQCDTGDCSGQLYCKGMGGAPPATMVEMTLGTSTSPLHFYDVSLVDGFNLPVSMKPVGGGIGCGVASCEVDLNVCCPSALEVRTGGKVVGCKSACLAMQSAKYCCTGNYSNPNTCKPTLFAHLFKAICPKAYSYAFDDSSSLNKCRASRYVITFCPPR from the exons ATGCCAACTTCCTGTTTGTtgcttccctttttcctctatCTATTAACCTCTCTCTGCATCACAA ATGGATCACAACTAATTCTAGTAAACAACTGCCTGGAAAGTGTATGGCCAGGAATACTTGGCAGTGCAGGCAAAACTACACCAAAAGATGGAGGATTCCATCTAGGCAGTGGAGAAGAAGTAGTCCTCGACGTGCCTGAGAAATGGTCCGGCAGGATATGGGGTAGGCAGGGCTGTAATTTCGACAACAATGGGAAAGGCCAATGCGACACTGGAGATTGTTCAGGCCAATTATATTGCAAAGGCATGGGAGGTGCTCCCCCAGCAACCATGGTTGAAATGACACTAGGAACTTCAACTTCACCACTTCATTTCTATGATGTGAGCTTGGTTGATGGTTTCAATTTGCCTGTTTCGATGAAACCTGTCGGAGGAGGAATCGGGTGCGGTGTTGCTTCATGTGAGGTTGATTTGAATGTTTGTTGCCCATCAGCATTGGAAGTGAGGACAGGAGGGAAAGTTGTGGGATGCAAAAGTGCTTGTTTGGCTATGCAGTCGGCTAAGTATTGCTGCACAGGAAATTATTCAAACCCAAACACTTGCAAACCAACGCTTTTTGCACATCTTTTCAAAGCCATTTGTCCCAAGGCTTATAGCTATGCTTTTGATGACTCTTCCAGTCTTAACAAATGCAGAGCTTCACGTTATGTTATCACTTTTTGCCCTCCCAGATGA